Proteins encoded within one genomic window of uncultured Draconibacterium sp.:
- a CDS encoding HD domain-containing protein has protein sequence MQQVQLNKKKIINDPVFGFINLQSDIIFDLLEHPIFQRLRHIKQLGLSYLVFPGANHTRFEHAIGTVHLMRQAISVLKIKGHEITDEEAEAVTIAILLHDIGHAPFSHVLENTLVNISHEEISLMLMQELNRQFNGKLDLAIKVFTNNYKKHFLHQLVASQLDMDRLDYLSRDSFFTGVVEGTIGIDRIIKMLNVHNDQLVVDVKGIYSIEKFLISRRLMYWQVYLHKTVVAAEFLLINVLKRAREIITNDGELFVTPTLKVFLTNNFTPEDFHSNIKIQEKNVLQWYTLLNDNDILISIKEWQNHPDPVLSEMAKSITNRKLPRTKFSDKPISPTKEQKYLKQIEMHLISDPELAKYFLMTGVITNNAYNKHYENISVLYKDGTVKEINDASDINLSALSKTVKKYFVCYPKELDIY, from the coding sequence GTGCAACAAGTTCAGCTCAATAAAAAGAAAATAATAAACGACCCCGTTTTTGGGTTTATCAACCTGCAGTCTGACATCATATTCGATCTGCTGGAACATCCAATATTTCAGCGCCTCCGTCATATCAAGCAATTGGGTTTGTCGTACCTGGTGTTTCCGGGCGCTAATCATACGCGTTTCGAGCACGCTATTGGGACTGTGCATTTAATGCGTCAGGCCATTTCGGTGCTGAAAATTAAAGGCCACGAAATTACCGACGAAGAAGCTGAAGCGGTTACCATTGCTATTTTACTACACGATATTGGCCACGCTCCTTTTTCGCATGTACTGGAAAATACCTTGGTGAACATTTCGCACGAAGAAATTTCGCTGATGCTGATGCAGGAGCTAAACCGCCAGTTTAACGGAAAACTGGATTTAGCCATAAAAGTTTTTACCAATAATTATAAAAAGCACTTCCTCCACCAGCTTGTAGCCAGCCAACTGGATATGGACCGGCTGGACTACCTGAGCCGCGACAGTTTTTTTACCGGCGTGGTTGAAGGTACAATTGGCATCGACCGTATTATAAAAATGCTAAATGTACACAACGACCAGCTGGTGGTTGATGTAAAAGGCATTTATTCGATTGAAAAATTCCTGATCTCGCGACGGCTGATGTACTGGCAGGTCTATCTCCATAAAACAGTTGTTGCTGCCGAGTTCCTATTAATAAATGTATTAAAACGTGCCCGGGAGATTATTACAAACGACGGCGAACTGTTTGTAACTCCTACGCTAAAGGTTTTCTTAACGAATAATTTCACCCCTGAAGATTTTCATTCAAACATTAAAATACAGGAAAAAAATGTATTGCAGTGGTATACGCTACTCAACGACAACGACATTTTGATCTCGATAAAAGAATGGCAAAATCATCCTGATCCGGTTTTATCGGAAATGGCAAAAAGTATAACAAACCGAAAATTGCCGCGAACAAAATTCAGCGACAAACCGATTTCGCCCACAAAAGAGCAGAAGTATTTAAAACAAATAGAAATGCATTTGATTTCCGATCCAGAACTGGCTAAGTACTTCCTGATGACGGGCGTTATAACCAACAACGCCTACAACAAACATTACGAAAATATTTCGGTTTTATACAAGGATGGAACAGTAAAAGAAATCAACGATGCATCGGATATAAACCTGTCTGCACTCTCGAAAACAGTGAAGAAGTATTTTGTGTGTTATCCTAAAGAATTGGACATTTACTAG
- the rimP gene encoding ribosome assembly cofactor RimP produces MIAKQKVIDLVNERLGDQMFIVDVTISSANDINVYVDGFNGITIEQCIAVSRNVEHNLDRDEEDFSLQVSSPGLTESFKVKQQYEKYTGKEIEVLTADNEKLKGLLFENSEDGIVLETSKREKVEGHKKKQLVVKKHILKYDEIKGAKAVISFK; encoded by the coding sequence ATGATAGCAAAGCAGAAAGTAATAGATTTGGTAAATGAACGTCTTGGTGATCAGATGTTTATTGTTGATGTAACGATAAGTTCGGCCAACGACATTAATGTGTACGTTGATGGATTTAACGGTATTACTATTGAACAATGTATTGCTGTCAGTCGTAACGTAGAGCACAATCTCGACAGGGATGAAGAGGACTTTTCGTTGCAGGTTTCGTCTCCGGGACTAACCGAAAGCTTTAAAGTTAAGCAACAATACGAAAAATATACCGGCAAAGAAATTGAGGTTTTAACAGCCGACAATGAGAAATTGAAAGGGCTGCTTTTTGAAAATAGTGAAGATGGCATAGTGCTTGAGACTTCGAAACGCGAAAAAGTGGAAGGTCACAAGAAAAAGCAATTGGTAGTAAAAAAACATATTTTAAAATACGACGAAATAAAAGGTGCGAAAGCGGTTATTTCATTTAAATAA
- the lpxD gene encoding UDP-3-O-(3-hydroxymyristoyl)glucosamine N-acyltransferase: protein MDFKATDIASFLNGEIVGDGDTKVSNVSKIEDGKPGTLAFLANPKYEHYIYETKASVVLVNKSFSPKKDISATLIKVDDAYQAFASLLELYVQAKASMKQGIEQPCYIAESATRGEDGYVGAFAYIGNNAKIGNNVKIYPQVHVGDNVKIGDDCILYPGAKIYDDCVIGNRCIIHSGAVIGADGFGFAPQEDGTYKKIHQIGNTVLEDDVEIGANTTIDCGTMESTIIRKGVKLDNLIQIAHNVEVGDNTVMAAQTGVSGSAKVGKNCMFGGQVGLGGHITIGDNVTLGAQSGVVSNLKSNQTLLGSPAFEIKTAMRAYMLLKNLPEIRRDVLQLKKTINTDKKN, encoded by the coding sequence ATGGATTTTAAAGCTACGGATATCGCCTCTTTTTTGAATGGAGAAATTGTTGGTGATGGAGATACAAAGGTATCAAATGTTTCAAAGATAGAGGACGGAAAACCAGGCACTTTGGCTTTCCTTGCCAATCCAAAATACGAGCACTACATTTATGAAACCAAAGCCTCGGTGGTATTGGTTAATAAAAGTTTTTCTCCAAAAAAAGACATTTCAGCGACTCTTATAAAGGTTGACGATGCCTACCAGGCATTTGCGTCGTTACTTGAATTATACGTACAGGCAAAAGCCAGTATGAAACAAGGAATTGAGCAACCTTGCTACATTGCTGAAAGTGCAACACGTGGTGAAGACGGTTACGTTGGAGCCTTTGCATACATTGGCAACAATGCTAAAATCGGTAATAACGTAAAGATATATCCACAGGTACACGTTGGCGACAATGTTAAAATTGGCGACGATTGTATTCTTTATCCGGGCGCAAAAATCTACGACGATTGTGTTATCGGAAACCGCTGTATCATCCACTCTGGAGCAGTTATTGGAGCCGATGGTTTTGGTTTTGCTCCCCAGGAAGACGGAACTTATAAAAAGATTCACCAAATTGGCAACACCGTTTTAGAAGATGATGTTGAAATTGGTGCCAATACTACTATCGACTGTGGAACAATGGAATCTACCATTATCAGAAAAGGTGTAAAACTTGATAACCTCATTCAAATTGCTCATAACGTTGAAGTTGGCGACAACACTGTTATGGCTGCACAAACCGGAGTTTCGGGTTCGGCCAAAGTAGGTAAAAACTGTATGTTTGGCGGACAGGTAGGTTTAGGCGGCCACATTACAATTGGCGACAACGTTACGCTTGGTGCTCAATCGGGCGTTGTTTCAAACCTTAAAAGCAATCAAACACTTCTTGGATCCCCCGCCTTCGAAATAAAAACAGCTATGCGCGCCTATATGCTTTTAAAAAATCTTCCAGAAATTCGCAGAGACGTGCTTCAATTGAAAAAAACAATCAATACAGACAAAAAAAATTAA
- the nusA gene encoding transcription termination factor NusA has translation MENINLIDTFAEFKELKNIDRVTMMSVLEEVFRSVLIRQYGTDENFDVIINIDKGDFEIWRNREVVADDEIEDPNLQITLSDALKIDDDYEVGEDVTDEVKLADFGRRAILNLRQNLASKILELEKDHIYGKYKNKIGDIVTGEVYQVWKKEILILDDEGNELILPKSEQIPSDYFRKGDNVRAIVYKVELRNNNPLIILSRTAPAFLERLFELEIPEIFDGLITIKKIVRVPGERAKVAVESYDERIDPVGACVGMKGSRIHGIVRELRNENIDVINYSTNLQLFIKRSLNPAKINSIKILEDDKKAEVYLKPEEVSLAIGKGGLNIRLASQLTGYEIDVYREMEEDDEDVNLDEFADEIESWVIDALKGIGCDTAKNVLNIPRAELIKRTDLEDETIDEVLKILSSEFE, from the coding sequence ATGGAAAATATTAACCTGATAGATACTTTTGCCGAATTTAAGGAGCTGAAAAACATTGACAGGGTTACAATGATGAGCGTGTTGGAAGAAGTTTTCCGCAGTGTGCTTATCCGTCAGTATGGTACTGATGAGAACTTCGATGTGATTATCAATATTGATAAAGGCGACTTTGAGATTTGGCGAAACCGCGAAGTTGTTGCAGACGACGAGATCGAAGATCCGAACTTGCAGATAACTTTAAGCGATGCGCTGAAAATTGACGACGATTACGAAGTAGGCGAAGATGTTACCGACGAGGTTAAGTTAGCCGATTTTGGACGCCGTGCAATTTTGAATTTGCGTCAGAACCTGGCCAGTAAAATTCTGGAACTGGAGAAAGACCATATCTACGGGAAGTATAAAAACAAAATTGGCGACATTGTTACCGGTGAAGTTTATCAGGTTTGGAAAAAAGAGATTCTGATTCTTGATGACGAAGGAAACGAATTAATCCTTCCTAAATCGGAACAAATTCCATCCGATTATTTCCGCAAAGGAGATAACGTTCGCGCCATTGTATATAAAGTAGAATTACGAAATAACAACCCGCTTATTATTTTGTCGCGTACAGCACCGGCTTTCCTCGAGCGTTTGTTCGAGTTGGAAATCCCGGAAATTTTCGATGGCTTAATTACCATCAAGAAAATTGTTCGTGTACCGGGCGAGCGTGCTAAAGTAGCGGTTGAATCGTACGATGAACGTATCGACCCCGTTGGAGCATGTGTGGGAATGAAAGGATCGAGAATTCACGGAATTGTTCGCGAGTTGCGTAACGAAAACATTGATGTTATCAATTATTCGACGAACCTTCAGTTGTTTATCAAACGATCACTGAATCCGGCGAAAATTAATTCAATAAAAATTCTGGAAGACGATAAAAAAGCAGAAGTATATCTGAAACCGGAAGAGGTTTCGCTGGCAATTGGTAAAGGCGGATTAAACATTCGATTGGCCAGTCAGTTAACCGGATACGAGATCGATGTTTATCGAGAGATGGAAGAAGACGATGAAGATGTGAACCTGGATGAGTTTGCAGATGAAATTGAAAGCTGGGTAATTGATGCGTTAAAAGGAATCGGTTGTGATACCGCAAAGAACGTATTGAACATCCCGCGTGCTGAATTGATTAAAAGAACCGACCTCGAAGACGAAACTATCGATGAGGTTCTGAAAATTCTTAGTTCAGAATTTGAATAG
- a CDS encoding bifunctional UDP-3-O-[3-hydroxymyristoyl] N-acetylglucosamine deacetylase/3-hydroxyacyl-ACP dehydratase, whose amino-acid sequence MVVKQKTLENSFKIEGKGLHTGVNVTMNFLPAPENHGFKFKRVDLKHQPIIDADVDLVIDTSRGTLLEKDGARIGTIEHALAALVGMDLDNVLIEVDNEEAPIIDGSSKYFVEAIEKAGVVEQEAERDYFEISEKIEMFDEKSGSHIIALPDNDYSLNVMISFPSAVLNNQYATLESVKDFKTEIAECRTFVFLREIEFLLSHNLIKGGDLNNAIVIIDKEISQEELDRLADLTNHPRVEVKPQGILNNLDLHFDNECARHKLLDVIGDLALLGKRIKGRIIASKPGHGPNTMFASTLKKQLRKEADAAPKCNPNDEPLMDVNRIRELLPHRYPFLLVDKVVCILEDEIIGVKNVTVNEPFFQGHFPDEPVMPGVLLVEAMAQCGGLLVLNKQEGQFSTYFIRIDNVKFRKKVVPGDTLIFKLKLTSPIRRGIANMKGTTYVGDKVVAEGEFMAQIVKK is encoded by the coding sequence ATGGTTGTAAAACAAAAGACATTAGAAAACTCATTTAAGATTGAGGGGAAAGGATTGCACACCGGTGTTAATGTAACAATGAATTTTTTACCGGCACCGGAGAACCATGGTTTTAAATTTAAACGTGTTGACCTGAAACACCAGCCAATTATTGATGCTGACGTAGACCTTGTAATTGACACATCGCGCGGAACGCTGCTTGAAAAAGACGGCGCACGCATAGGAACAATCGAACATGCACTTGCCGCATTGGTGGGAATGGACCTCGACAATGTTCTTATTGAAGTAGATAACGAAGAAGCTCCGATTATTGACGGAAGCTCGAAATATTTTGTTGAAGCCATTGAGAAAGCTGGCGTTGTGGAACAGGAAGCTGAACGCGATTATTTCGAGATCAGCGAAAAAATTGAAATGTTCGACGAAAAGTCAGGTTCGCATATTATTGCGCTGCCCGACAACGATTACAGTTTAAATGTAATGATCTCGTTTCCGTCGGCAGTACTGAACAATCAATATGCGACGCTTGAGTCAGTCAAGGATTTCAAAACAGAAATTGCCGAGTGCAGAACATTTGTCTTCCTTCGCGAAATTGAATTCTTGCTGAGCCACAACCTCATTAAAGGTGGCGACCTGAATAATGCAATTGTAATTATCGATAAAGAGATCAGCCAGGAAGAACTCGACCGTTTGGCCGACCTTACAAATCATCCACGTGTAGAAGTAAAACCTCAGGGTATTTTAAATAACCTTGATCTGCATTTCGACAACGAATGTGCCCGCCACAAATTACTCGATGTAATTGGCGACCTGGCTCTGCTGGGCAAGCGCATAAAAGGAAGGATTATTGCATCGAAACCGGGACACGGGCCAAACACCATGTTTGCCAGCACCCTGAAAAAGCAATTGCGAAAAGAAGCTGATGCAGCTCCGAAATGTAATCCGAACGACGAGCCATTAATGGACGTTAACCGGATTAGAGAACTGCTTCCGCATCGTTACCCGTTTTTGCTGGTCGACAAAGTGGTTTGTATTCTCGAAGACGAAATTATTGGTGTTAAGAACGTTACGGTAAATGAGCCGTTCTTTCAGGGACATTTCCCCGACGAGCCTGTTATGCCAGGAGTTCTGCTGGTTGAAGCCATGGCACAATGCGGTGGATTGCTGGTACTCAATAAACAAGAAGGACAATTTTCAACCTATTTCATTCGAATTGATAATGTTAAATTCAGAAAGAAAGTTGTTCCGGGCGACACCCTGATCTTCAAATTAAAATTAACTTCGCCGATCAGACGAGGAATTGCCAACATGAAAGGAACAACCTATGTTGGTGATAAAGTTGTGGCCGAAGGTGAATTTATGGCACAGATTGTAAAAAAGTAG
- the lpxA gene encoding acyl-ACP--UDP-N-acetylglucosamine O-acyltransferase → MKQPLAYVHPDAKVADNVVIEPFVSIDHDVVIGEGTRIGSSVTILPGTRIGKNCNIFPGAVIGGVPQDLKFKGEYSTVEIGDNNTIREFVTINRGTSAKGKTVIGNNNLLMAYVHVAHDCKVGNNIILVNNVQLAGEVQVDDWAILGGMSAVHQFVRIGSHVMISGGSLVRKDVPPFIKAGREPLSYVGINSIGLRRRQYNNDKIREVQDIYRYIYQKGLNTAQAVEIIEAEMAATPERDEVLLFVKDSKRGIIRGYFPD, encoded by the coding sequence ATGAAACAACCATTAGCTTATGTCCATCCCGATGCAAAAGTTGCTGATAATGTAGTTATCGAGCCTTTTGTTTCAATTGATCATGATGTTGTAATCGGCGAAGGGACAAGAATTGGTTCAAGCGTAACTATTTTACCCGGAACTAGAATTGGAAAGAATTGTAATATTTTTCCGGGTGCTGTAATCGGTGGTGTTCCGCAAGACCTAAAATTCAAAGGCGAATATTCAACCGTTGAAATTGGTGACAACAACACCATTCGCGAATTTGTGACCATTAACAGAGGTACTTCAGCAAAAGGAAAAACTGTAATTGGGAACAACAACCTATTAATGGCTTACGTGCACGTTGCTCACGATTGTAAAGTTGGTAACAACATTATTTTAGTGAACAATGTACAGCTTGCCGGCGAAGTTCAGGTTGACGACTGGGCCATCCTTGGTGGTATGTCTGCCGTTCACCAGTTTGTAAGAATCGGCTCGCACGTAATGATTTCAGGTGGATCATTAGTTCGTAAAGATGTTCCTCCTTTTATTAAAGCAGGTCGCGAACCACTTTCGTACGTTGGTATTAACTCAATTGGGTTGCGTCGCCGTCAGTACAACAACGACAAAATTCGTGAAGTACAGGACATTTACCGTTACATCTACCAAAAAGGTTTGAACACTGCACAGGCTGTAGAGATTATTGAAGCAGAAATGGCTGCAACTCCTGAGCGTGATGAAGTTTTACTTTTTGTTAAAGATTCGAAACGTGGTATTATCCGTGGTTATTTCCCGGATTAA